Proteins from a genomic interval of Rubinisphaera italica:
- a CDS encoding citrate synthase has product MTATTSKGLKNIVAADSSISHVDGQTGQLIYRGYHIDELAKFSTFEETAYLLYYGELPTSEQLEEFSDKLKAQRSVPQEVYDVLKALPKDAHPMSMMRTGVSMLGNLDPNEDNNSKESFFDDSLMLTAKIGTLLSAIKRIIEGKDPIEPDNSLSHAGNCLYMLNGEKPSADAEKAMDLILILHAEHGLNASTFAARVIAATLTDMYSSITGAIGALKGPLHGGANTAVLETLKEVGSVENVEGWVKSVRANKGKFMGFGHAVYQTQDPRAKHLKELSRRLSIETGEPKWYDMSIKMEELVTAEINKNCNVDFYSASLQYYMGIPGHMFTCVFAASRITGWCAHVLEQVQDNKIIRPKANYVGYEERSYVPVSDRS; this is encoded by the coding sequence ATGACAGCCACGACCTCCAAAGGTTTGAAAAACATTGTTGCCGCCGATAGTAGTATTTCTCATGTCGATGGACAGACAGGACAACTGATCTATCGTGGATACCACATCGACGAATTGGCAAAATTCAGCACATTCGAAGAAACGGCTTATCTTCTCTACTACGGCGAATTGCCAACCAGTGAACAACTCGAAGAGTTTTCAGATAAACTCAAAGCTCAACGGAGCGTTCCCCAGGAAGTTTATGATGTCTTGAAAGCACTTCCCAAAGATGCTCACCCGATGTCGATGATGCGAACCGGGGTTTCCATGCTGGGGAATCTTGATCCCAATGAAGACAATAACTCGAAGGAATCGTTCTTCGATGACTCGCTTATGCTGACTGCAAAAATTGGCACGCTGCTCTCAGCCATCAAACGGATTATTGAAGGCAAGGATCCGATTGAACCGGATAACAGTCTCTCTCATGCCGGCAACTGTCTGTATATGCTCAATGGAGAGAAGCCCAGTGCAGATGCTGAAAAGGCGATGGATCTGATTTTGATCCTGCATGCCGAGCACGGCTTGAATGCAAGCACCTTCGCTGCTCGTGTCATTGCCGCCACATTAACTGATATGTATTCCTCAATCACCGGTGCCATCGGCGCACTGAAAGGTCCTCTTCACGGAGGAGCCAACACTGCTGTTCTTGAAACGCTCAAAGAAGTTGGTTCCGTCGAGAACGTTGAAGGCTGGGTTAAATCCGTGCGAGCCAATAAAGGCAAATTCATGGGCTTCGGCCATGCGGTCTATCAGACACAGGACCCTCGCGCCAAACACCTCAAGGAACTTTCCCGCCGTCTTTCCATCGAAACGGGCGAACCGAAGTGGTACGACATGTCTATTAAAATGGAAGAACTCGTGACCGCCGAAATCAATAAAAACTGCAACGTCGATTTCTACTCGGCTTCACTGCAATATTATATGGGAATTCCCGGCCACATGTTTACCTGTGTGTTCGCCGCGTCCCGCATCACAGGCTGGTGTGCCCATGTGCTCGAACAGGTTCAGGACAACAAGATCATCCGTCCAAAAGCCAACTACGTGGGATACGAAGAACGATCTTATGTTCCTGTGAGTGATCGCTCGTAA
- the xerD gene encoding site-specific tyrosine recombinase XerD, whose product MPPRFKPTQTQPLQVVQEQFAQTRVEEFAHFLRTECSMADNSVQAYTRDIRQFYEWMQSRRISDLRKLDLKTLSLFMQSLHDRQLSATSIARKLVALKTLFRYFVLEGQLTESVAELLNSPKLWQYLPKVLSPEKVDALLNAPTKQDGYPLRDRALLCLMYATGCRASEVASLTRSQISLEEKTCRCIGKGNKERIVSLNPVAILAIETYLEHERPVLANRSQEDALFVSRTGRALTRLTIWRLVKRYAGRVGCSGEVSPHTLRHSFATHMLAGGAEIRALQEMLGHANIRTTQIYTHVEHSRLKSIHRACHPRG is encoded by the coding sequence ATGCCTCCACGATTTAAGCCGACTCAAACTCAACCACTCCAAGTGGTTCAGGAACAATTTGCTCAGACACGGGTTGAGGAGTTTGCACATTTTTTGCGAACCGAATGCAGCATGGCTGACAACAGCGTTCAGGCATACACACGGGATATTCGTCAGTTTTATGAATGGATGCAGTCCCGGAGAATCAGCGATCTCCGAAAACTCGATTTGAAAACTCTTTCCCTGTTTATGCAGTCTTTGCACGACCGGCAACTCTCAGCTACTTCAATAGCGAGAAAACTGGTGGCCCTCAAAACACTTTTTCGATACTTCGTTCTGGAAGGTCAACTGACCGAGAGTGTTGCGGAATTGCTGAATTCTCCCAAGTTGTGGCAATATCTTCCCAAAGTTCTCAGTCCTGAAAAAGTGGACGCATTACTCAATGCACCAACAAAACAGGATGGTTATCCCTTGCGGGATCGGGCTCTTCTGTGTTTGATGTATGCAACCGGTTGTCGAGCTTCGGAAGTTGCTTCGCTGACACGGTCGCAAATCTCATTGGAAGAGAAAACGTGCCGATGCATTGGCAAAGGAAATAAAGAACGAATAGTCTCTTTAAATCCTGTTGCGATTCTGGCAATTGAGACCTATCTGGAACATGAACGTCCAGTGCTTGCGAACCGATCGCAAGAGGACGCCTTGTTTGTAAGTCGAACCGGGCGTGCACTGACACGTTTGACAATCTGGAGACTGGTCAAGAGATATGCCGGTCGAGTCGGTTGTAGTGGTGAAGTCAGTCCGCATACGTTGCGGCACAGCTTTGCAACGCATATGCTGGCTGGGGGAGCGGAAATTCGAGCACTTCAGGAAATGCTGGGGCATGCGAACATCCGTACGACTCAAATTTATACACACGTTGAGCACAGTCGACTGAAATCGATCCATCGAGCTTGTCATCCCCGAGGGTAA
- a CDS encoding DnaJ C-terminal domain-containing protein produces the protein MASQDYYKTLGVERGASEDVIKKAYRKLARDYHPDRRPDDKSAAEKFKEIQTAYEILGDKEKRQKYDQYGAGFENMGGGGHYRSSGGASPVDLEQIFGGGGGGGFDFGDLFGGGFNQGGGRRQARPQKGRDIQSQVTVPFHLAAEGGKYGLTLNNAGKHETLEVKIPPGIHDGATIRLAGQGEHSVTGGPSGDLLIKVKIAPHPYFKREGANLLLDVPVSLAEAVLGAKVDVPTLNEGEVTVTIPSGTSSGAKLRLKGKGILDSKTKVRGDQMIIVKVIVPKELSADAREQFQKFADLTEQHPRNGLWS, from the coding sequence ATGGCCAGCCAGGATTATTATAAAACGTTAGGTGTTGAACGCGGCGCCTCTGAAGATGTGATCAAGAAGGCTTATCGCAAGCTCGCACGCGATTATCATCCCGATCGTCGTCCCGACGATAAATCGGCTGCGGAAAAGTTCAAAGAGATTCAAACCGCTTACGAAATTCTGGGCGACAAAGAAAAACGCCAGAAATACGATCAGTACGGTGCTGGATTCGAAAATATGGGTGGCGGCGGACATTATCGTTCCTCTGGAGGAGCCAGTCCGGTCGATCTTGAACAGATTTTTGGAGGAGGCGGAGGCGGGGGCTTCGATTTTGGAGATCTGTTCGGCGGGGGCTTCAATCAGGGTGGCGGGAGACGTCAGGCCCGTCCGCAAAAAGGGCGCGATATCCAGTCGCAGGTCACTGTGCCGTTCCATCTGGCTGCCGAAGGTGGCAAATACGGTTTGACGCTCAATAATGCGGGCAAGCACGAAACTCTCGAAGTAAAGATTCCGCCGGGCATTCACGATGGTGCTACCATTCGTCTGGCCGGGCAGGGAGAACATTCCGTCACGGGTGGGCCATCCGGCGATTTGCTGATCAAAGTCAAAATCGCTCCACACCCGTATTTCAAACGGGAGGGAGCCAATCTCTTGCTCGATGTTCCGGTCAGTCTGGCTGAGGCGGTTCTGGGTGCAAAAGTCGATGTCCCGACTCTGAATGAAGGCGAAGTGACAGTCACTATTCCCTCAGGGACGTCCAGCGGGGCGAAGTTACGACTGAAGGGAAAAGGGATTCTGGACAGCAAAACGAAAGTTCGCGGCGATCAGATGATTATCGTCAAAGTCATCGTTCCCAAAGAACTTTCCGCAGACGCACGCGAACAGTTTCAGAAATTCGCGGATCTGACCGAACAACACCCCCGCAACGGTTTGTGGTCCTAA
- a CDS encoding SH3 domain-containing protein — translation MTIFQEQLKQSHFILFATSLLFFATGCSNQTEQSSPSPKAAPVKPLGPPPEGQSEPEVSPEPKTSMTHSISVETEYYKGGPQQGSPPDGKLTAGTEVKLVESAGSYSLIETAEGEQAYISSDALNKIAGR, via the coding sequence ATGACGATTTTTCAAGAGCAACTTAAGCAATCACATTTTATCCTTTTCGCCACAAGCCTCTTATTTTTTGCTACAGGCTGTTCAAATCAGACGGAACAATCCTCGCCTTCACCAAAAGCTGCCCCGGTGAAACCGCTGGGGCCTCCCCCGGAGGGACAATCGGAACCAGAAGTTTCTCCTGAGCCAAAAACATCGATGACTCACTCCATTTCCGTGGAGACCGAATACTACAAAGGTGGACCTCAGCAGGGATCTCCACCTGATGGAAAATTAACAGCCGGAACCGAAGTAAAACTGGTGGAATCTGCAGGTAGCTATTCCTTGATTGAAACCGCTGAGGGAGAACAGGCCTATATTTCAAGCGATGCCCTCAACAAAATCGCTGGTCGATAA
- the pckA gene encoding phosphoenolpyruvate carboxykinase (ATP), with amino-acid sequence MAGFDLKLHGIQVEDVLRNPSPSTLYEEAIRFDRGTTLSDTGCLIAYSGEKTGRSPKDKRVVKNEESEKDVWWGPVNSPLDKLTYNINRERAIDYLNTQDRLYCIDAFAGWDPKTQLKVRVICSRPYHALFMSNMLIRPNEEQLKTFGEPDYTILNAGRFPANRHTTGMTSKTSVDLNIEMGEIVILGTEYAGEMKKGVFTIMNYWGPKNNILSMHCSATADKATGKSSVLFGLSGTGKTTLSADQKRYLVGDDEHCWTDDGIFNVEGGCYAKAIYLSREREPEIFNALKYGAVLENVVYDRDSHHVDFDNTTITQNTRGAYPIEHMSNAIIPCVAEPPSDVIFLTCDAFGVLPPVSRLSPEHAMYHFISGYTAKVAGTEVGVTEPEATFSPCFGGPFLVWHPAKYADLLAEKIKKHNANVWLVNTGWSGGAYGVGARIPLPQTRAIVDAIHSGELTDAPTEKDPIFGFDVITECPRVPKGILTPRTTWASEAEYEKAARGLAERFCKNFKTYEDGVSEEVIAAGPKIC; translated from the coding sequence ATGGCTGGCTTTGATTTGAAATTGCACGGCATCCAGGTAGAAGATGTTCTCCGCAATCCTTCCCCCTCAACTTTGTATGAAGAAGCGATTCGATTTGATCGGGGCACTACTCTCTCCGACACCGGTTGCCTGATTGCTTATTCTGGTGAGAAAACTGGTCGATCACCTAAAGACAAACGTGTTGTTAAAAACGAGGAATCCGAAAAGGACGTCTGGTGGGGTCCGGTCAATTCGCCGCTCGATAAACTGACCTACAACATCAATCGCGAACGGGCGATCGATTACCTCAACACGCAGGATCGACTTTACTGTATCGATGCGTTTGCCGGCTGGGATCCCAAAACACAATTGAAGGTCCGTGTGATCTGCTCGCGACCTTATCACGCCTTGTTCATGTCGAACATGCTGATTCGACCGAACGAAGAACAGCTCAAAACCTTTGGAGAGCCTGATTATACAATTCTGAATGCGGGTCGATTCCCCGCTAATCGGCATACCACAGGTATGACTTCGAAAACGAGTGTCGATTTAAATATCGAGATGGGTGAAATCGTCATTCTTGGTACTGAATACGCCGGTGAAATGAAAAAGGGTGTGTTCACGATCATGAATTACTGGGGGCCGAAAAACAATATTCTCTCCATGCACTGCTCGGCCACGGCTGATAAAGCTACTGGAAAATCGTCTGTTCTGTTCGGTCTCTCCGGCACCGGAAAAACGACACTCTCAGCTGATCAGAAACGCTATCTCGTTGGTGACGACGAACATTGCTGGACTGACGACGGCATCTTCAATGTTGAAGGTGGCTGTTATGCGAAAGCGATTTATCTTTCCCGAGAACGCGAGCCGGAAATTTTCAATGCTCTGAAATATGGAGCCGTGCTCGAAAACGTGGTTTACGATCGTGACAGTCATCATGTCGACTTTGATAACACGACCATTACGCAAAATACTCGAGGGGCCTATCCGATCGAGCACATGAGTAACGCCATCATCCCATGTGTGGCTGAACCACCGTCGGATGTGATTTTCCTCACCTGCGATGCCTTCGGCGTTCTTCCGCCGGTCAGTCGACTTTCTCCAGAACACGCCATGTATCATTTCATCTCTGGCTATACTGCGAAAGTCGCGGGGACAGAAGTTGGTGTGACAGAGCCGGAAGCAACGTTTTCTCCCTGTTTCGGAGGACCATTCCTGGTCTGGCATCCGGCAAAATATGCGGACCTGCTCGCAGAGAAAATCAAAAAGCACAATGCGAATGTCTGGCTGGTCAACACGGGCTGGTCCGGGGGAGCTTATGGAGTCGGGGCACGAATTCCACTGCCACAAACCCGAGCCATTGTCGACGCGATTCACTCAGGCGAACTGACAGATGCACCGACCGAAAAGGATCCGATTTTCGGATTCGATGTCATCACAGAATGTCCCCGTGTGCCAAAAGGTATTTTGACACCACGCACCACCTGGGCCAGCGAAGCCGAATACGAAAAGGCGGCACGAGGGCTTGCAGAACGATTCTGCAAGAACTTCAAAACCTATGAAGATGGTGTCTCTGAAGAGGTTATTGCCGCTGGTCCAAAAATCTGTTAA
- a CDS encoding dicarboxylate/amino acid:cation symporter, translating into MNIFKAPLHIQILVALIVGAVLGIVMNPGTTQFSDPNSEFTLQTQDGKILIVEKERSAKGELVPVVPPVSVTPEQYEKRFDYLPPVSDVQAGDVTVKVTERRFRLVEDSTGIAINYSRKYNNHLLMTDDRVSNRAELEKKYPVFLAAYDNYSSSLSRLVTISSKWIGDLFLRLLKMVTIPLIVSSLITGVAGLGGTGKLGSMFGKTLGYYFVTSVLAITTGIIMVNLIRPGIGATLPGTGEVTTFGENESLIGIFSGMVDNMIPPNPVAALANGDFLSIISFSILFGVFIVRSKEATRNTMTGFFNAFFDVIMGLTMFIIHLAPIGVLAFMTFATASQGIEIFGTLAWYMLTVFLALMVHALITMPLILKFIAKRSPVAYARALSPALMTAFSTASSNGTLPLTMTSVEQNAGISNRTSSFVLPLGATINMDGTALYEAVAVLFIAQATAGFELSLSTQIIVAITALLASIGAAGIPHAGLVMMAIVLQAVGLPLDAQGVIIAVDRVLDMCRTAINVWSDSCGCAVVEQLTANDEENTPSVVQSTPS; encoded by the coding sequence ATGAATATTTTCAAAGCTCCCCTGCACATTCAAATCCTCGTCGCATTGATCGTCGGAGCGGTGCTGGGAATTGTGATGAACCCCGGAACGACTCAGTTTTCGGATCCGAACAGCGAATTTACGCTGCAAACTCAGGATGGAAAAATTCTGATTGTCGAAAAAGAACGTTCCGCAAAAGGGGAACTGGTTCCTGTCGTTCCTCCGGTCTCCGTGACTCCCGAACAATACGAAAAACGCTTTGACTATTTGCCGCCCGTTTCCGATGTCCAGGCTGGAGATGTGACCGTCAAAGTCACAGAGCGTCGATTTCGACTCGTGGAAGATTCCACCGGGATCGCCATCAATTATTCCCGGAAATATAACAATCATCTCCTAATGACTGATGATCGTGTTTCCAATCGGGCGGAACTGGAAAAAAAATATCCGGTCTTCCTGGCAGCATACGATAATTACAGTAGTTCTCTTTCCCGTCTCGTCACGATCAGTTCGAAATGGATCGGAGATCTGTTTCTGCGACTGCTCAAAATGGTGACGATTCCGCTGATCGTTTCCTCTCTGATTACCGGAGTGGCCGGTTTGGGAGGAACCGGAAAACTCGGTTCCATGTTCGGCAAGACGCTTGGCTATTACTTTGTGACCAGCGTATTAGCGATTACGACCGGCATCATCATGGTCAATTTAATCCGCCCCGGGATCGGTGCGACATTACCTGGTACGGGTGAAGTGACGACATTCGGAGAAAACGAGTCGCTGATCGGCATCTTCTCAGGCATGGTCGACAATATGATTCCCCCGAACCCTGTCGCCGCTCTGGCAAATGGTGATTTTCTTTCGATCATCTCATTCAGCATCCTGTTCGGTGTGTTCATCGTTCGATCTAAAGAAGCGACCCGTAATACAATGACAGGCTTCTTCAACGCGTTTTTCGATGTAATCATGGGCTTGACGATGTTCATCATTCATCTGGCTCCTATTGGTGTGCTCGCCTTTATGACATTCGCAACGGCATCGCAGGGAATCGAAATCTTCGGCACTCTCGCCTGGTATATGCTGACGGTCTTTCTGGCTTTGATGGTTCATGCTCTGATTACTATGCCTTTAATCCTGAAATTCATTGCCAAGCGTTCTCCTGTGGCTTATGCACGAGCACTCAGTCCAGCTTTGATGACCGCCTTTTCAACCGCTTCTTCCAACGGAACACTCCCTTTAACGATGACTTCTGTTGAGCAGAATGCGGGAATTTCGAATCGGACCAGTTCGTTCGTCTTGCCGCTTGGCGCAACCATAAATATGGATGGAACGGCTCTTTATGAAGCGGTTGCGGTTCTGTTTATTGCTCAGGCCACTGCAGGATTTGAGCTTTCGCTTTCAACGCAAATCATCGTTGCTATCACCGCTCTGCTGGCCAGTATTGGAGCAGCCGGAATTCCGCATGCGGGGTTAGTGATGATGGCGATCGTTCTGCAAGCTGTCGGGTTACCACTCGATGCACAGGGAGTGATTATCGCCGTCGACCGCGTGCTCGATATGTGTCGTACAGCGATCAATGTCTGGAGCGATTCCTGCGGTTGTGCAGTTGTCGAGCAACTGACTGCAAATGATGAAGAAAATACGCCATCAGTCGTCCAATCAACGCCCTCCTGA
- a CDS encoding DUF3311 domain-containing protein, whose protein sequence is MKYVVYGLVVLLLVIHQDFWLWDNNTLIFGFMPIGLFYHACISLAAAATWYLATIFCWPAELTYDDPVTTPEKTGGDA, encoded by the coding sequence ATGAAGTACGTTGTCTACGGACTTGTTGTCCTCTTACTGGTAATCCATCAGGATTTCTGGTTATGGGATAATAATACTCTTATTTTTGGCTTCATGCCGATAGGCCTGTTTTATCACGCCTGCATTTCCCTGGCTGCCGCGGCGACCTGGTATCTGGCAACGATATTCTGCTGGCCAGCCGAGTTGACTTATGATGATCCTGTCACCACTCCTGAAAAAACTGGAGGTGACGCATGA
- a CDS encoding sodium:solute symporter family protein: MTEMIIIGIYLALLLGLGIFASTLFKGTSKDYMLASHSIGPFLLLMSIFGTTMTAFALVGSSGEAFAEGIGVYGMLASSSGIVHSLCFFLLGVKLWSLGRKYGYTTQVQFFRDRLDSDKIGLLLFPILVALVIPYLLIGVISSGVVINSVTEGAFAGTFANYDYGLPPWLGSLVISIVVLIYVFFGGMRGTAWANAFQTLVFMALGVVTFWIISSKLGGVQEATKMVLEKNPSKLIRSVDEADMKRYETSFASWQSIAEYNYATRTAKLFTLSDEQKQQAYADFKPRMPNWQQKAETVFAKKNGLLSDLTIAQKNEAFLLQDDRKIPDPKPEWWTTTLLDDESMTQYPRFEDAQLKAYTIFKDKIGHPDKMLDPDDPSQGKNWTRKKARGVYRATKWAPSHPHGIGYWEFLTYLFVPLSVGMFPHLFQHWLTAKSANSFKLPVVAHPIFIMIVWVPCVLVGIWATSALTPDGKPMFPPHFPPNAVLATMVKIMTDPLLTGLLTAGILAAIMSSLDSQFLCVGTMFTEDIVVHYGGKNRFSDRQVVLMARIFIIAIVALTYFFSLFEQRRVFTLGVWCFSGFSSLFPLVFASLYWKRLTKAGAYACIITAITLWVYLFWRSDFAAIANFTINFGGDKFMSFTKPGEHLGPDVIKTMPVMLMVLGSTLVMVLVSLITPKPKQETIERFFPESK; encoded by the coding sequence ATGACGGAAATGATTATCATCGGAATCTATCTGGCCCTCCTGCTTGGGCTCGGAATTTTCGCCAGCACGTTGTTTAAGGGAACCAGCAAAGATTACATGCTGGCCAGTCATTCAATTGGACCGTTCCTGTTATTGATGTCCATTTTCGGCACGACAATGACAGCATTTGCACTCGTTGGCTCCAGTGGAGAAGCCTTTGCCGAAGGCATAGGTGTGTACGGGATGCTCGCATCGTCATCAGGCATTGTACACTCGCTCTGCTTCTTTCTGCTCGGTGTGAAGCTCTGGTCGTTAGGCCGCAAATATGGATACACCACACAAGTTCAATTCTTCCGGGATCGACTGGATAGCGACAAAATCGGCCTGCTACTGTTCCCGATTCTTGTAGCACTGGTCATTCCCTATTTGCTGATTGGGGTCATTTCCTCGGGTGTTGTAATTAACAGCGTAACTGAGGGCGCCTTTGCAGGCACATTTGCCAACTATGATTATGGCTTGCCGCCCTGGCTTGGGTCTCTCGTCATTTCTATTGTCGTTTTGATTTACGTCTTCTTCGGGGGAATGCGTGGAACAGCCTGGGCAAATGCCTTTCAGACGCTCGTCTTCATGGCTTTAGGAGTGGTTACCTTCTGGATCATTTCCTCCAAACTGGGAGGAGTTCAGGAAGCAACGAAAATGGTTCTGGAGAAGAATCCTTCCAAACTGATTCGCTCGGTCGATGAAGCCGACATGAAGCGCTACGAAACATCATTTGCCTCCTGGCAATCCATTGCCGAGTACAATTACGCGACGCGCACAGCCAAACTTTTCACTTTAAGTGATGAGCAGAAACAACAGGCTTATGCCGACTTCAAACCTCGGATGCCCAATTGGCAGCAGAAAGCCGAAACCGTGTTTGCCAAAAAGAACGGCTTGCTCAGTGACCTGACAATTGCTCAGAAAAATGAGGCTTTTCTTTTGCAGGATGATCGTAAAATTCCCGATCCTAAGCCGGAATGGTGGACGACGACATTACTCGATGATGAATCGATGACCCAGTATCCACGTTTCGAAGATGCTCAGCTTAAAGCCTATACAATTTTTAAAGATAAGATCGGACACCCCGATAAAATGCTGGATCCAGATGACCCTTCTCAAGGCAAGAACTGGACCCGCAAAAAAGCTCGTGGCGTTTATCGCGCGACAAAGTGGGCTCCCTCACATCCACACGGAATCGGTTACTGGGAGTTTCTAACATATCTTTTTGTTCCACTCTCCGTCGGCATGTTCCCACACCTGTTCCAACATTGGCTGACTGCAAAAAGTGCGAACAGTTTCAAACTGCCGGTCGTCGCTCACCCGATCTTTATTATGATCGTCTGGGTGCCTTGTGTGCTGGTCGGAATCTGGGCGACTTCAGCGCTGACACCTGACGGTAAGCCAATGTTCCCCCCGCACTTTCCTCCGAATGCGGTGCTGGCAACAATGGTGAAAATCATGACTGATCCCCTATTAACCGGACTGCTCACAGCCGGGATTCTGGCGGCGATCATGTCCTCACTCGATAGTCAGTTCCTGTGCGTCGGTACAATGTTCACCGAAGATATTGTCGTTCATTACGGCGGCAAAAATCGCTTCAGTGATCGACAGGTCGTGCTCATGGCTCGTATCTTCATCATCGCAATTGTCGCACTGACTTACTTCTTCAGCCTGTTTGAACAGCGTCGCGTATTCACACTCGGCGTCTGGTGTTTCAGTGGTTTCTCAAGTCTGTTCCCGCTCGTCTTTGCTTCTCTTTACTGGAAGCGACTGACAAAGGCAGGAGCCTACGCCTGTATCATCACAGCGATCACACTCTGGGTGTATTTGTTCTGGCGTTCGGACTTCGCAGCCATTGCGAACTTCACCATCAATTTCGGTGGAGACAAATTTATGAGTTTCACCAAACCGGGTGAACATCTCGGTCCGGACGTCATCAAAACGATGCCTGTCATGCTGATGGTCCTCGGCTCCACACTCGTCATGGTGCTCGTCTCATTGATCACCCCGAAACCGAAACAGGAAACAATCGAACGCTTCTTCCCGGAATCGAAGTAA
- a CDS encoding DUF2237 family protein, whose protein sequence is MSTPSRSGAKNVLGQPLITCSESPMTGFYRNGCCDTGAGDMGVHTVCIEATAEFLEFSKAQGNDLSTPIPQYEFPGLTPGDRWCLCAVRWKEAYEAGTAPKVILEATHMATLEFISLEELQEYATSAN, encoded by the coding sequence ATGAGTACTCCGTCGCGTTCTGGTGCTAAAAATGTTTTGGGGCAGCCGTTGATTACTTGCAGTGAATCCCCAATGACGGGTTTCTATCGCAACGGCTGCTGCGATACCGGAGCCGGTGATATGGGTGTGCATACGGTTTGCATCGAAGCAACGGCTGAGTTCCTTGAATTCAGCAAAGCCCAAGGAAATGATCTTTCGACTCCAATTCCGCAGTACGAATTCCCCGGATTAACCCCCGGCGACCGCTGGTGCCTGTGCGCAGTCCGCTGGAAAGAAGCCTACGAAGCTGGCACTGCTCCCAAAGTCATCCTCGAAGCAACGCACATGGCGACACTCGAATTCATCTCGCTCGAAGAGCTTCAGGAATACGCAACGTCTGCAAATTGA